The region CGCCGACTCTCATCGGCATCGCCCGTGCGAAGGGCGTGTCCGCCTATGTCGGCGACGGATCGAACCGGTGGCCCGCGGTGCACCGGCTGGACGCGGCGCACCTGTACCGGCTGGCGGTGGAGGCCGCCCCGGCCGGCTCGCGCCTGCACGCGGTCGGCGATGAGGGGGTGACGTTCCGGGAGATCGCCGAGGCCATCGGCCGTCGGCTGAGGGTGCCGGTGACCGGCGTCGCGCCCGAGGACGCGGTCGACCACTTCGGTTTTCTCGGCCCCCTGGTGTCGCTCGACAGCCCGACGTCGAGCGCGGGGACGCGGGAACGCCTGGGGTGGCGGCCGACGCGTCCCGCGCTGATCGCGGACATCAAGGAAGGTCACTATTTCAACGATTGACGGCCCCGCTCCGGCGGAGTCCGTTCAACTTTCAAATTCCGTACGCCGTCCGCGATACTCCGTTGGCGGCGCAGCGGGCATGAGTGCCTGTCTCGCCAATTACTACGGATAACCAGTTTGCATATGAGTTCCGATTACTTTCGGACGGTCCAGTGCCGGGATCCGGGCTCCATCCGCGAAATCAAGCCGACTTTACCTTCGCGAGCAACCTTTGCCTGGGCGCGAACATGTCAATTAGAGGGGGTACGTCTGTTCGATGAGACCGCCTCATAGCGGCGCAAGCCCCCTCGACGGCCGTTGTTGGCGCGCGATCGCGGGTGTGGCCGACGCCGTGGCCGGGCGCCGGTGATATCGAGAGTCGATCGCCTCGCCCCTCCGGCTTTTACATTGCTTTAACCGGGCTATATTCGGACTTTATTCACCTGAGTTGCGTTCGATTGCTAGGGAATTCCACGTTTCTATGCCTGGCATGCTGGTCGTGAAAAGTCACTCCAGGGAAAGGTCTGAAGATGCCGCGTTCCTTCCTCGCAGAGTTAGCCGCACCGGGGTGCAAGGTGCCGGTGCGGGCGTGCGAATTGGAGTCGAGTCCGGTGTGGCTGTTCGCTTCGATCGGCGAGTATCCGGTGTACGACGAGGTCGCCTACGACGCGATGATCAAGGACGAGCGTCGGATGGGCGCGTACCACGACGCCGTCCGGCGCTACGCACCCGGCCGGACGGTGCTCGACATCGGCACGGGGCAGGACGCGGTGTGGGCGCTGGCCGCCGCCCGCGCCGGAGCGCGACACGTATGGGCCGTGGAGGTCATCCCGGAGTCCGCGCGGATCGCCCGGGAGAACATCAAGAAGGCCGGTTTCGCCGACCGGATCACGGTGGTGGAGGGGCTGTCCACCGAGATCGAGCTGCCCGAGCCCGTCGATATGTGCGTCTCCGAGATCATCGGCACGCTCGCCGGCTCGGAAGGGGCGGGGTCCGTCCTGCGGGACGCGCGGGAGCGCCTGGTGAAGCCCGGTGGGGTGCTCATCCCGCACCGCGGCGCCACCGCCGCCGTCGCCCTGGACCTGGAGAGCGCGACGCTCGGCGAACCGCCCGCCTTTCCAACCTTCGTCCTCCGTTACGTGGAGGAGGTGTTCGCCTCGGTGGGCCGCCCCTTCGACCTGCGGGTGGTCATCGAGGGGGTGCAGGACGACCCGAAGGTGCGGGAGCGGTCGTACATGTCCGGGGCCGCCGAAGTGGAGCCGCTGGAGTTCAACGGCAAGCTGCGGCCGGAGGGCGTCGACGGCGCCGAGCTGACGTTCACCCGGGAGGGCCGCTTCTCCGGGCTCGCGCTCGGCATGCGTCTGTGGGTGGCCGAGGACGACGAACCGATCGACTCACTGGTCCAGCCGAGCAGTTGGACCCCGGTCTACGCACCGCTGTCGGAGGAGGGCCTGCCGGTGCGGCCGGGCGACCGGTTCGAGTTCGAGTTCACCACGACGATGAGCGACGACGGCGTACACCCCGACTACGCGCTCGTCGGCCGGCTTCACCGGGCCAGTGGCCCGGCGGTGCCCCTGAGCTGGAGCTCCACGCACCACGGGGACGGTTTCCGCGAGACGCCCTTCTATCGCTCGCTGTTCCCCGCCCCCTGACACCACACCGTCGTCAGCGGTCCGCCGCCCCGGCGGATGCGACGGCGTCCAGCACCAGCCTGGCGAACTCCTCCGGCCGCTGTTCGGGGAACGGCACACCTGCCCCGGGCACGATGTGCCCCGTGGCGGACAGGGCGTTCACCATGGGCTCGAAGCTGGGCATCGACGGATCGTCGTCCTGTCCACAGATGACCGTGGCCGGGGCGGTGATCCGCGGCAGCCGCTCGTCCATCGCGAACAGCCGAACGGCGATGTGGCCGTCCTCCGCCCGGTCCAGCACCCGCACGGCGTCGGCCATGAACCGGTTGAGCGCGGCCTCCTGCCCCGGCTTGTAGAAGTGCCTCCGACGGTTCCACAGTTCCATGAGGTGGGAGCCGTCCGGTTTCGGCTGCACCCAGTCGACCGGGCGCTTCCACGCCGCTCGGGCGCGCTTCTCCGGGGTGATGAACGGGGTCGCGGAGAGCACCAGGCTCCGCACCCGGGAGCCCAGGCGCGCCGCCACCTCCACCGCGATCACTCCGCCGGTGTGGTGGCCGACCAGATGGAACGACTCCAGCCCCAGCCCGGCCACCAGGTCCTCGACCCCGTCGGCGAACATCTCGATGCTCTGATCGTCCGCGGGTTTCGCCGAGGCCCCGTAGCCGACGGTGTCCATCGCGATCGCTCGGTGAGTGGCGCCGACCAGCGGAAGCACATCGCGGTACTCGGTCCATGAGCGCGGGGTCTGGTGGAGCAGCAGCACCGGCTCGCCCTCGCCGCACTCGACGTAGTGCAGCTGGCCGAAGCGGCTGGAGGCGTAGTGGGCGGTCAGCATATGCACTCTCCCGATGTGGCGGGTTGGCGAGCCCGCGGTCCTGGTCGTACTTTGTACGGAACCGCTTGGGTGGCGTCAAGAGCGGTGCGGCTAGAGCGGGCCCCTCGTCCGGAGAGTTCCGTGAGGCGGTACGCCCCTCCGGCCGGATGCGGCTACGGCAGGTCAGCGCAGCCTCGTCCGACATCCCAGTACCCGCCGCGTTCCGCGTAACGGAACAAAAGTTGGCTCGTGGCGTCCCACGCGTCTATACCGGAGGCCACATGGGGAGCGCCGGGGGCCCGGCACCCACGTTCCACCTCAGGAGGTAGCCCGTGCCGAATGTGCCCGACCGCGTCCCGACGGACGCCTTCCCCGGGGCCGTGGTCAAGGCCGCCGACGCACTGGCGGAGGCCGCCCGCGGCGGGACCGCCTGCCCGCCGGTGCGCACGCTCTTGGACGACGGCGACATCGAGGCCGCCTACGCGGTGCAGCGGCTGAACCTGCAACGCGAGCAGGCCACCGGCCGCCGCATCGTCGGCCGGAAGATCGGTTTGACGTCGCTCGCCGTGCAGCGCCAACTCGGCGTGGACCAGCCGGACTTCGGCGCCCTGTTCGCGGACATGGCCGTGCCGGAGGGCGGTGAGGTGGCCGCCGGGCGGCTGCTCCAGCCCAAGGTGGAGGCCGAGGTGGCGCTCGTGCTCGGCAGCGACCTGCCGCACGCCCGGTGCACCGTCGTCGACCTGCTGCGCGCCACCGAGTTCGCACTCCCCGCGCTGGAGATCGTCGACAGCCGGGTGCGGGACTGGGACATCTCCATCGTCGACACCGTCGCCGACAACGCCTCCTGCGGGATGTACGTCCTCGGCGCCTTCCCGGTGCCGCTGACCGGGGTCAACCTACGCTCCGTACAGATGAGCATGACCCGCAACGGCGAGATGGTCTCCGAGGGGACCGGCGCCGACTGCCTCGGCGGCCCCCTCAACGCGGCCGTCTGGCTGGCCTCGGCCCTCGCCGAGCGGGGCGACCCGCTGCGGGCGGGCGACCTCGTCCTGACCGGGGCCCTGGGACCGATGGTCCCGGCGGCCCCGGGCGATGTGTTCCAAGCCCGTATCTCGAACCTGGGCGCCGTAGGAGTCGGGTTCGCCGCGGAAGGAGACAACCGGTGAGCAGCGAGACGAACACCCGCACCAAGGTGGCGATCATCGGGTCCGGCAACATCGGCACCGACCTCCTGATCAAGGTGCTGCGGCTCTCCGGCACCCTGGAGATCGCCGCGATGGCCGGCATCGACCCCGACTCCGACGGGCTGGCCCGCGCCCGCCGGCTGAAGGTGGCCACCACCCACGAGGGCGTGGACGGGCTGGTGAAGCTGGACGAGTTCGCGGACGTGGACATCGTCTTCGACGCGACCTCCGCCGGTGCCCACAAGCGCCACGAGGAGGTGCTGCGCCCCCTCGGCCGCACCCTCGTCGACCTCACCCCGGCGGCCATCGGCCCCTATGTGGTGCCCCCGGTCAACGGCGACGCCCACCTCGGCGCGCCGAACGTCAACATGGTCACCTGCGGCGGCCAGGCCACGATCCCGATCGTGGCCGCGGTGGGCGCGGTCACCCCCGTCCACTACGGGGAGATCGTCGCGTCCATCTCCTCCCGCTCCGCGGGCCCCGGCACCCGGGCGAACATCGACGAGTTCACCGAGACCACCGCCTCCGCCATCGAGCGTGTCGGTGGCGCCGCCCGCGGCAAGGCCATCATCATCCTCAACCCGGCCGAGCCGCCGCTGATCATGCGGGACACCGTGCACTGCCTGGTCTCCGGCTGCGACACCGAGGAGGTCACCGCCTCCGTCGAGGAGATGGTCGGCCGGGTCCAGGCGTATGTGCCCGGATACCGCCTCAAGCAGAAGGTGCAGTTCGACCAGGTGAGCGCCGAGGCCCCGCTGCGCTCGCTGCTGCCCGCCGAGGCCGCGCGCGCCGACGCGGTGAAGGTCTCGGTCTTCCTCGAGGTCGAGGGCGCCGCCCACTACCTCCCGGCCTACGCCGGAAACCTCGACATCATGACCTCGGCCGCGCTGCGCACCGCGGAGCGCCT is a window of Streptomyces violaceusniger Tu 4113 DNA encoding:
- a CDS encoding 50S ribosomal protein L11 methyltransferase, encoding MPRSFLAELAAPGCKVPVRACELESSPVWLFASIGEYPVYDEVAYDAMIKDERRMGAYHDAVRRYAPGRTVLDIGTGQDAVWALAAARAGARHVWAVEVIPESARIARENIKKAGFADRITVVEGLSTEIELPEPVDMCVSEIIGTLAGSEGAGSVLRDARERLVKPGGVLIPHRGATAAVALDLESATLGEPPAFPTFVLRYVEEVFASVGRPFDLRVVIEGVQDDPKVRERSYMSGAAEVEPLEFNGKLRPEGVDGAELTFTREGRFSGLALGMRLWVAEDDEPIDSLVQPSSWTPVYAPLSEEGLPVRPGDRFEFEFTTTMSDDGVHPDYALVGRLHRASGPAVPLSWSSTHHGDGFRETPFYRSLFPAP
- a CDS encoding alpha/beta fold hydrolase; this encodes MLTAHYASSRFGQLHYVECGEGEPVLLLHQTPRSWTEYRDVLPLVGATHRAIAMDTVGYGASAKPADDQSIEMFADGVEDLVAGLGLESFHLVGHHTGGVIAVEVAARLGSRVRSLVLSATPFITPEKRARAAWKRPVDWVQPKPDGSHLMELWNRRRHFYKPGQEAALNRFMADAVRVLDRAEDGHIAVRLFAMDERLPRITAPATVICGQDDDPSMPSFEPMVNALSATGHIVPGAGVPFPEQRPEEFARLVLDAVASAGAADR
- the mhpD gene encoding 2-keto-4-pentenoate hydratase, with translation MPNVPDRVPTDAFPGAVVKAADALAEAARGGTACPPVRTLLDDGDIEAAYAVQRLNLQREQATGRRIVGRKIGLTSLAVQRQLGVDQPDFGALFADMAVPEGGEVAAGRLLQPKVEAEVALVLGSDLPHARCTVVDLLRATEFALPALEIVDSRVRDWDISIVDTVADNASCGMYVLGAFPVPLTGVNLRSVQMSMTRNGEMVSEGTGADCLGGPLNAAVWLASALAERGDPLRAGDLVLTGALGPMVPAAPGDVFQARISNLGAVGVGFAAEGDNR
- a CDS encoding acetaldehyde dehydrogenase (acetylating), with amino-acid sequence MSSETNTRTKVAIIGSGNIGTDLLIKVLRLSGTLEIAAMAGIDPDSDGLARARRLKVATTHEGVDGLVKLDEFADVDIVFDATSAGAHKRHEEVLRPLGRTLVDLTPAAIGPYVVPPVNGDAHLGAPNVNMVTCGGQATIPIVAAVGAVTPVHYGEIVASISSRSAGPGTRANIDEFTETTASAIERVGGAARGKAIIILNPAEPPLIMRDTVHCLVSGCDTEEVTASVEEMVGRVQAYVPGYRLKQKVQFDQVSAEAPLRSLLPAEAARADAVKVSVFLEVEGAAHYLPAYAGNLDIMTSAALRTAERLAAHRSGEEAAR